Proteins encoded together in one Anaerobaca lacustris window:
- a CDS encoding lamin tail domain-containing protein, whose amino-acid sequence MRRAGRKSRLGLACAMVLCLSTLWGSPSMALVISEIMYHPADDGESLEFIELYNDRAVFEDLSGWVFTRGIEYTFEPETILGAKQYMVIARDPAALEAAYGISGVLGPYAGRLDNAGERVELSNASGAAVLSVRYDREPPWPAAPSGTGHSLVLATLAGDPDEASSWAASSTIGGTPGAPDPIQVEAEGPNLVTLVDIGHPGRYFKGTREPSPDRLGRPTTEWTAIEFNDDPATTDWLEGPSGYGYSGDPAHFQVIRTLLDDMRYNYVSVYARLPFVLTGGQIDSFAQLQAEIHYDDEFILYLNGVRVADSGRMPGDPPPFNHPSGQGWNPPAEILDLTNRMNLLVVGTNVLSIQVHNASLGGSSDCIASPILRAVVEAPRTGGDPRARLVINELLTKGGTDWIEIYNPGPVPVDLSGVYLSDDPTNLLQCRFADGLVLAPGEFWAVEQGTSDEGFGFGLSFAGETVYVTAATDEAEPRPVRVMDAVRFGTIPPGMTFGRYPDGSGDLHVLEVPTFAGPNARPSVHDIVINEIMYHHLTADERFEYVELYNKGNETVSLGGWAFTGGIDYVFEQGVEMPPDSYLVIAQSPDFLAAIYEHLDVGVNVVGPYSGRLSERSDRLRLSYPLTEDDEVYMVTADEVTYYDGGRWPFWADGRGSSLELRDPHSDNSKPDAWADSDESDKTEWTEYSFTIAANDTQYTHDRVTVFDLMLLKHGEVLLDDIECVIDGANRLTNGGFESGMSPWRTLGNHVQSFVTTADSYSGSRALHLIATGHGDPGANRVNQSISGVNANTVTFRFRARWLRGSRYLLLRTTQEQSPVQPPRPAYAFELGIPFNMGTPGLRNTAYVANRAPDITNVRHSPVLPAGGEPIVVTSRITDHDGVVMAMLSYRSEGGAFTNVPMVDDGSGDDAIAGDSVFTATIPGAPTGTMRAFYIEAFDGTAFTRFPSRLAPTAEVPDRTCLVRVGETPVNSRFASYRVWLSNDVVSTFRSRPNLSNELLDCTFVYNDTDVFYNVGIRHRGSPFLRSGTGRDPTPADSHGVRLDFNPNQRFRDRTEVNLDGTEGSSRGPLQERASYWFYQQMGLQFSRQEYVRLIMNGRARNIYEDVQKIDGDYIDKWFPNDADGYIHKIDDYFEYSADGTRHRNLDEGLKYDSRHPLLKETYRWGFEKRSHRENDKWDHLFNFAAAMNTPSASPTYEQTIESVIHPDHFAAVLAIRHAVGDWDSYGYRRGKNNYFYYAAQKGKWYLLPWDIDFTLGSGDGPSTGLPPTNSSIFPEVHQFLNHPKYKEVYWDALRTLVEGPWQTSYGTNDPPTAFDRFLDDAADALGAEGFDNSRRNSIKQFVRSRRNYVLSQLPTAPTGRDR is encoded by the coding sequence ATGAGAAGAGCCGGACGGAAATCCCGATTGGGATTGGCCTGTGCGATGGTCTTGTGCCTGTCGACCCTGTGGGGATCGCCGAGCATGGCCCTGGTCATCAGCGAGATTATGTATCATCCGGCCGATGATGGCGAGTCGCTGGAATTCATCGAGTTGTACAACGACCGGGCGGTCTTTGAAGACCTCAGCGGATGGGTGTTCACACGGGGGATCGAGTACACCTTCGAGCCCGAGACGATCCTCGGCGCCAAGCAGTACATGGTGATCGCGCGCGACCCGGCTGCCTTGGAGGCCGCCTATGGGATTAGCGGAGTGCTGGGTCCATATGCCGGCCGGCTGGACAACGCCGGCGAGCGCGTCGAGCTGTCCAATGCCAGCGGGGCCGCCGTCTTGTCCGTCCGCTACGACCGCGAGCCGCCCTGGCCGGCGGCGCCGAGCGGAACGGGCCACTCGCTGGTCCTGGCTACGCTGGCCGGTGATCCGGACGAAGCCTCAAGCTGGGCTGCCAGCAGCACGATCGGCGGGACGCCCGGTGCGCCGGACCCGATTCAGGTGGAAGCTGAGGGTCCCAATCTCGTGACACTTGTCGACATCGGCCATCCAGGACGATACTTCAAGGGGACCAGGGAGCCTTCGCCGGACCGCTTGGGACGCCCGACCACCGAATGGACGGCGATCGAGTTCAACGACGACCCGGCCACGACCGACTGGCTCGAGGGCCCGAGCGGCTATGGCTACAGCGGCGACCCAGCCCATTTTCAGGTCATCCGAACGCTTCTGGACGACATGAGATACAACTACGTCTCGGTCTATGCCAGGCTGCCATTTGTCCTGACGGGCGGGCAGATCGATTCGTTTGCCCAGTTGCAGGCGGAAATCCATTACGACGACGAGTTCATTCTGTACCTTAATGGGGTGCGTGTGGCCGATTCCGGGCGGATGCCCGGCGATCCGCCGCCCTTCAACCATCCGTCCGGCCAGGGGTGGAACCCGCCGGCCGAGATCCTCGACCTGACGAATCGCATGAACCTTCTTGTGGTCGGAACGAACGTCTTGTCCATTCAGGTCCACAACGCATCGTTGGGCGGCAGTTCGGATTGCATCGCCAGTCCCATCCTGCGTGCGGTTGTCGAAGCCCCGCGGACCGGCGGTGACCCCCGAGCCCGCCTGGTCATCAATGAGCTGCTGACCAAGGGCGGCACCGACTGGATTGAGATCTACAATCCGGGGCCTGTCCCGGTGGATTTGAGCGGCGTCTATCTGAGCGACGACCCCACGAATCTGCTGCAATGCAGGTTTGCCGATGGGCTCGTGCTGGCGCCGGGGGAGTTCTGGGCGGTCGAGCAGGGCACGTCTGACGAGGGGTTCGGTTTCGGACTGAGCTTCGCGGGCGAGACGGTCTATGTGACCGCCGCGACAGACGAGGCGGAACCGAGGCCGGTCCGCGTTATGGATGCGGTGCGTTTCGGGACGATCCCGCCCGGCATGACGTTCGGGCGATACCCGGACGGGTCCGGCGATCTTCATGTTCTCGAAGTTCCCACGTTTGCCGGACCCAACGCCCGGCCGTCCGTGCACGACATCGTCATCAACGAGATCATGTATCACCACCTCACGGCCGATGAGCGCTTCGAATACGTCGAACTGTACAACAAGGGTAACGAGACGGTCTCTCTGGGCGGTTGGGCCTTCACCGGGGGGATCGACTATGTCTTCGAACAGGGCGTGGAGATGCCGCCCGACTCGTACCTCGTGATCGCTCAGTCGCCGGATTTCCTGGCGGCGATCTACGAACATCTGGACGTGGGCGTCAACGTGGTCGGACCGTATTCGGGCCGCCTGAGCGAGCGCAGCGACCGTTTGCGCCTCTCGTACCCGCTGACCGAGGACGACGAGGTGTACATGGTCACGGCCGATGAAGTCACTTATTACGACGGCGGCCGATGGCCCTTCTGGGCCGACGGTCGGGGCTCCAGCCTCGAGCTGCGCGATCCGCACAGCGACAACAGCAAGCCCGATGCCTGGGCCGACAGCGACGAGAGCGACAAGACCGAGTGGACCGAATACTCGTTCACGATCGCCGCCAATGATACGCAGTACACCCACGACCGCGTGACCGTGTTCGACCTGATGCTCCTCAAACACGGCGAGGTGCTCCTCGACGACATCGAGTGCGTCATCGACGGCGCCAACCGCCTGACCAACGGCGGATTCGAGAGCGGCATGTCCCCCTGGCGAACGCTCGGAAACCACGTGCAGTCTTTCGTCACGACGGCCGACAGCTATTCGGGCTCGCGCGCGCTGCACCTGATCGCTACCGGACATGGCGATCCGGGGGCCAATCGCGTGAACCAGTCGATCTCGGGCGTCAACGCCAATACAGTGACATTCCGTTTCCGCGCCCGCTGGCTGCGAGGCAGCCGATACCTGCTGCTTCGCACGACGCAGGAGCAGTCGCCCGTGCAGCCGCCACGACCGGCCTATGCCTTCGAGCTGGGCATTCCTTTCAATATGGGCACGCCCGGCCTGCGGAACACTGCCTATGTGGCCAACCGCGCTCCCGATATCACGAACGTGCGACACAGTCCCGTCCTGCCTGCGGGCGGCGAGCCGATCGTTGTCACCTCGCGCATTACCGACCACGACGGCGTGGTCATGGCGATGCTCAGCTACCGATCCGAGGGCGGCGCGTTCACCAATGTGCCTATGGTCGATGACGGATCGGGCGACGACGCCATTGCCGGCGACAGTGTGTTCACCGCGACGATTCCCGGCGCGCCGACGGGCACGATGCGGGCGTTCTATATCGAGGCCTTCGACGGCACGGCCTTCACACGGTTCCCCAGCCGGCTGGCCCCCACCGCTGAGGTGCCCGACCGGACCTGCCTGGTCCGCGTGGGCGAGACTCCCGTCAACAGCCGGTTCGCCAGCTATCGTGTCTGGCTCTCGAACGACGTCGTCAGTACGTTTCGCTCTCGCCCGAACCTTTCGAATGAGTTACTGGACTGCACCTTTGTCTACAACGACACGGACGTTTTCTACAACGTTGGGATCCGTCACCGGGGCAGCCCGTTCCTGCGGAGCGGTACGGGACGCGACCCGACCCCGGCCGACAGCCACGGCGTCCGACTCGATTTCAATCCGAACCAGAGATTCCGGGACCGAACGGAGGTGAATCTCGACGGGACGGAGGGCTCCAGCCGCGGTCCTTTGCAGGAACGCGCGTCGTATTGGTTCTATCAGCAGATGGGCCTGCAGTTCTCACGGCAGGAGTACGTGCGCCTGATCATGAACGGCCGTGCGAGGAACATCTATGAAGACGTTCAAAAGATCGACGGCGACTACATCGACAAGTGGTTCCCCAACGACGCCGACGGCTACATTCACAAGATCGACGACTATTTCGAGTATTCGGCCGACGGCACACGACACAGGAACCTGGACGAGGGCCTGAAGTACGATTCCCGACACCCCCTGCTCAAGGAGACCTATCGCTGGGGCTTCGAGAAACGCTCGCACCGCGAGAACGACAAGTGGGATCATCTGTTCAACTTCGCTGCGGCGATGAACACACCGTCTGCCAGTCCGACGTACGAGCAGACCATCGAATCGGTGATCCATCCGGACCATTTCGCGGCGGTCCTGGCGATCCGTCACGCCGTGGGCGACTGGGACAGTTACGGATACCGTCGCGGCAAGAACAACTACTTCTATTACGCGGCTCAAAAGGGCAAATGGTATCTCCTGCCTTGGGATATCGATTTCACGCTCGGTTCGGGCGACGGGCCGTCCACGGGGTTGCCACCAACCAATTCGAGTATCTTCCCCGAAGTGCATCAATTCCTCAATCACCCCAAGTACAAGGAGGTGTATTGGGATGCGCTGCGGACGCTGGTCGAAGGCCCGTGGCAGACGTCGTACGGCACGAACGACCCGCCGACAGCGTTCGACCGGTTCCTGGATGACGCCGCCGACGCGCTGGGGGCCGAGGGCTTCGACAACAGCCGACGCAATTCGATCAAACAATTCGTGCGCTCGCGCCGCAATTACGTCCTCTCGCAACTTCCGACGGCGCCGACCGGCAGGGACCGCTGA
- a CDS encoding peptidase MA family metallohydrolase — MMSSDAQDSRRRLLTGAAVCIAIVLGSVPYVQAAGLDVTREHFRKGQYDASLDAAARAIADSAYQPQWRVLWIESLLALGQYEEAADRIGSVLIQYPLNLTLLKLAHTVYTDNGQADLAREMLEKIYRIASARRLAFVSNTDLVALGQALLLLGAEPRTVLRDFYNRVLQNDPNCREAYLAAGDLAIAKQDFELAVEQFRKALERFGDDPDVHCGLARAFYYSDRRTMMEHLDAALFVNPRHAPSLILLAEHQIDCEDHDGAARSLDHVLAVNPWRPEAWAYRALLAHLANDPGEATACRAKALKFRPANPLVDHLIGAKLSQKYRFAEGSAHQRHALQFDPNYLPARIQLAEDLLRLGDDEPGWTLARQVADADPYNVKAYNLTTLHDSMSKFKTLEADGFVLRMNELEAAVYGDRALALLKEAKEELCEKYGLQLDRPVIVELFPNPQDFAVRTFGMPDVDGYLGVCFGNVITANSPKAQRPANWEAVLWHEFAHVVTLNLTQNKMPRWLSEGISVHEELQRNPTWGQRMNPTYRRMILDGELTPIRKLSGAFLNPPTPVHLQFAYYQSALVVEFLIERFGLDAVKATLADLGDGEEINATLARHTVPLAQIERQFAAFARKRAEGLAPDVNWEQPSAEQVDSADPEAVAEWLAKRPNNFWALQLQARMSLAGQRWEEAKKPLEKLIDLYPEHVGEGSAYGLLAAVHRALGETERERDVLSRLAEMSSDAADAYTRLMEITTEQKAWDQVVENAERYLAVYPMLGKVYESLGRAAEELNRGERAVDSYRRLLLLEPADPVEVHYRLARLLRHDEPADARRHILEALADAPRFREGHRLLLELLDDAQDTSSSTDQGGAQ; from the coding sequence ATGATGTCGTCGGATGCACAGGATTCGCGCCGCAGGCTGCTGACCGGAGCAGCGGTCTGCATTGCCATCGTGCTCGGATCGGTCCCGTACGTGCAAGCGGCGGGCCTGGATGTGACCCGGGAGCATTTCCGAAAAGGTCAGTACGATGCCTCTCTCGATGCGGCCGCCAGGGCGATCGCCGATTCGGCATACCAACCCCAATGGCGTGTGCTGTGGATCGAATCCCTGCTGGCCCTGGGCCAATACGAGGAGGCGGCCGACAGAATCGGCTCGGTCCTGATTCAGTACCCGCTGAACCTCACGCTCCTGAAGCTCGCCCACACGGTATACACGGACAACGGCCAGGCCGATCTGGCCAGGGAGATGCTCGAGAAGATCTATCGGATCGCCTCGGCCAGACGTCTGGCATTCGTTTCAAACACCGATCTTGTGGCCCTCGGGCAGGCGCTTCTGCTGCTGGGGGCCGAGCCACGCACCGTCTTGCGGGATTTCTACAACCGGGTGCTGCAGAACGACCCGAACTGTCGCGAAGCGTATCTGGCGGCCGGCGATCTGGCGATCGCCAAGCAGGACTTCGAGCTGGCGGTCGAGCAATTTCGCAAGGCGCTCGAACGCTTCGGCGATGACCCGGACGTGCACTGTGGCCTGGCCAGGGCGTTCTATTACAGCGACCGACGGACCATGATGGAGCACTTGGACGCGGCCCTGTTCGTCAATCCGAGGCACGCACCGTCCCTGATCCTGCTGGCCGAGCACCAGATCGACTGTGAGGACCACGACGGGGCCGCCAGGTCGCTGGACCACGTTCTGGCCGTCAATCCCTGGCGGCCGGAAGCATGGGCCTATCGTGCGCTGTTGGCCCATTTGGCCAACGACCCCGGCGAGGCGACTGCCTGTCGGGCCAAGGCGCTGAAGTTCCGCCCGGCCAATCCGCTGGTGGACCACCTGATCGGGGCCAAACTCTCACAGAAGTACCGATTCGCAGAGGGCAGCGCCCATCAGCGCCATGCCCTGCAATTCGATCCGAACTATCTCCCGGCACGAATCCAGTTGGCCGAAGACCTGCTGCGGCTCGGAGACGATGAGCCGGGCTGGACGCTCGCCCGACAAGTCGCCGATGCCGACCCGTACAACGTCAAGGCATACAACCTGACCACCCTGCACGACAGCATGTCGAAGTTCAAGACGCTGGAGGCCGACGGATTCGTGTTGCGGATGAACGAGCTTGAGGCGGCGGTCTATGGAGACAGGGCGCTGGCGCTGTTGAAGGAGGCCAAAGAAGAGCTATGCGAGAAGTACGGCCTGCAACTCGACCGCCCCGTGATCGTCGAGCTGTTTCCCAATCCGCAGGATTTCGCGGTGCGCACGTTCGGCATGCCCGACGTCGATGGTTACCTCGGTGTCTGCTTCGGCAACGTCATCACGGCCAACAGTCCCAAGGCCCAGAGACCTGCGAACTGGGAGGCGGTGCTGTGGCACGAGTTCGCTCACGTCGTGACGCTGAACCTGACGCAAAACAAGATGCCGCGCTGGCTGAGCGAAGGGATCTCCGTCCACGAAGAGTTGCAGCGGAACCCGACGTGGGGCCAGCGGATGAATCCGACGTATCGCCGGATGATCCTCGACGGAGAACTGACGCCGATCCGCAAGCTCAGCGGTGCGTTCCTGAATCCGCCGACGCCGGTGCATCTCCAGTTCGCGTACTATCAATCGGCGCTCGTGGTCGAGTTTCTCATCGAGCGTTTCGGCCTGGATGCCGTCAAGGCGACCCTGGCCGATTTGGGCGACGGCGAGGAAATCAACGCGACCCTCGCCAGGCACACTGTGCCGCTGGCGCAGATCGAGCGGCAGTTTGCGGCCTTTGCGCGAAAGCGCGCCGAGGGTCTGGCCCCCGATGTCAACTGGGAGCAGCCGAGCGCCGAACAGGTCGACTCCGCCGATCCCGAGGCGGTAGCGGAATGGTTGGCCAAGCGCCCCAACAACTTCTGGGCGTTGCAGCTTCAGGCTCGCATGTCCCTGGCCGGCCAGCGATGGGAAGAGGCGAAAAAGCCGCTCGAAAAGCTGATCGACCTTTATCCCGAGCATGTCGGTGAGGGCAGCGCATACGGGCTCCTGGCGGCTGTGCATCGCGCGCTTGGCGAGACCGAGCGGGAACGCGACGTTCTAAGCAGGCTGGCCGAGATGTCTTCTGATGCGGCCGATGCCTATACGCGGCTGATGGAAATCACGACGGAACAGAAAGCATGGGACCAGGTCGTCGAAAACGCCGAGCGATATCTGGCCGTCTACCCCATGCTGGGCAAGGTCTATGAGTCGCTCGGGCGGGCAGCGGAAGAACTGAACCGGGGCGAGAGAGCCGTCGATTCGTATCGGCGACTGCTGCTGCTGGAGCCGGCCGACCCCGTTGAGGTTCATTATCGACTGGCTCGACTGCTTCGACATGACGAGCCGGCCGACGCCAGACGCCACATCCTCGAGGCCCTCGCCGATGCTCCGCGCTTTCGAGAGGGACATCGATTGCTTCTGGAACTGCTCGATGACGCGCAGGACACATCGTCTTCGACAGATCAGGGGGGTGCGCAATGA
- a CDS encoding DUF4159 domain-containing protein: MTRTRWVLALLVVSAVGGTLVFAQRYYDRGGVPDWQTDKEFAHDVFTFVRIQYSSGYGGGGFGPGRGRRGFGRGGGRWATDYPDSDLNFSYRLQQLTSLEVNPDGLILELTDPELFNYPFIYIVEPGYLVFTEEEVVALRRYLLNGGFLMVDDFWGQEEWYNFYYEIKRVFPDREPVELPLSHPIFRAVFELKEKPQIPSVDAAIRGRPYGITWEREDAREPHYRALYDDKGRMMAIICHNTDLGDGWEEEGTDEWFFREFSEKKAYPMGINIVFYAMTR; this comes from the coding sequence ATGACCAGGACACGATGGGTTCTCGCACTACTGGTTGTCTCGGCTGTCGGCGGGACGCTGGTGTTCGCCCAGCGGTACTACGATCGCGGGGGCGTGCCCGACTGGCAGACGGACAAGGAGTTCGCTCACGATGTGTTCACCTTCGTGCGGATCCAGTACTCCTCCGGGTACGGCGGCGGAGGGTTCGGCCCCGGTCGTGGCCGGCGAGGCTTCGGGCGAGGAGGGGGACGCTGGGCCACCGATTACCCCGACAGCGACTTGAACTTCTCCTATCGTCTCCAGCAACTGACGTCTCTCGAAGTCAACCCGGACGGCCTGATCCTTGAACTGACCGACCCGGAACTGTTCAACTATCCGTTTATCTATATCGTCGAGCCCGGCTATCTGGTGTTTACCGAAGAGGAGGTCGTGGCCCTGCGGCGCTATCTGCTCAACGGTGGGTTCCTGATGGTCGATGATTTCTGGGGACAGGAGGAATGGTACAACTTCTACTACGAGATCAAGCGGGTCTTTCCCGACCGCGAGCCGGTCGAGCTGCCGCTGAGCCACCCGATCTTCCGCGCCGTGTTCGAGTTGAAGGAGAAGCCTCAGATCCCCAGCGTCGACGCGGCGATCCGCGGCCGGCCTTATGGCATCACCTGGGAGCGCGAGGACGCCCGCGAGCCGCACTACAGGGCTCTCTACGACGACAAGGGCCGGATGATGGCGATCATCTGCCACAACACCGACTTGGGCGACGGATGGGAAGAGGAAGGCACAGATGAGTGGTTCTTCCGCGAGTTCTCTGAGAAGAAAGCCTATCCCATGGGGATCAACATCGTGTTCTATGCGATGACTCGGTGA
- a CDS encoding AAA family ATPase, with product MILTMQTYESEREAVEQLKEARQRMGAELAKVVIGQEEVIEQLIVAVLAGGHCLLTGAPGLAKTLLIKSLSQLFHLKFQRIQFTPDLMPADITGTEILQQTDHERTMTFVRGPIFANMILADEINRTPPKTQAALLEAMQEHHVTAAGISHALSEPFFVFATQNPIEMEGTYPLPEAQLDRFMFNIWVGYLSEDDEVAAVRQTTTTDTEPIEPLFAGDDLVRFHSVVRRVPIAEDVVRYAVRIAAASRPGPDNPLDFVNEWVTWGAGLRASQYMVLGGKARALLYGRAHVTFEDIRALAHPVLRHRVLINYRAEAEGVTTDNLIDRLLKSVKESGK from the coding sequence ATGATCTTGACGATGCAGACGTATGAATCGGAGCGGGAAGCGGTTGAGCAGCTCAAGGAAGCTCGCCAACGGATGGGGGCCGAGTTGGCCAAGGTCGTGATCGGCCAGGAAGAGGTGATCGAGCAACTGATCGTTGCGGTGCTGGCCGGCGGGCATTGCCTGCTCACGGGCGCGCCGGGCCTGGCCAAGACGCTTTTGATCAAGTCGCTCTCGCAACTGTTCCATCTGAAATTCCAGCGCATCCAGTTCACACCCGACCTGATGCCCGCCGACATCACGGGCACCGAGATCCTCCAGCAGACCGACCACGAACGGACCATGACGTTCGTCCGAGGCCCGATCTTCGCGAACATGATCCTTGCCGACGAGATCAACCGCACGCCGCCCAAGACACAGGCCGCCCTTCTCGAAGCGATGCAGGAGCACCACGTCACGGCGGCGGGCATCAGCCACGCCCTCAGTGAGCCGTTCTTCGTCTTCGCGACGCAGAACCCGATCGAGATGGAGGGCACCTATCCGCTGCCCGAGGCGCAGCTCGACCGGTTCATGTTCAATATCTGGGTTGGATACCTCTCGGAGGACGACGAAGTCGCCGCCGTGCGCCAGACTACGACGACCGATACCGAGCCGATCGAGCCGCTCTTTGCCGGAGACGACCTGGTGCGGTTCCACAGCGTCGTGCGGCGGGTGCCCATCGCCGAGGACGTGGTGCGCTACGCCGTACGCATCGCGGCCGCATCGAGACCGGGCCCCGACAATCCGCTCGACTTCGTTAATGAGTGGGTCACCTGGGGCGCTGGGCTGCGGGCTTCGCAGTACATGGTGCTCGGGGGCAAAGCGCGGGCGCTGCTCTACGGGCGGGCCCACGTGACGTTTGAAGACATCCGGGCGCTGGCCCATCCCGTGCTTCGGCATCGCGTGCTGATCAACTACCGCGCCGAGGCCGAGGGCGTCACAACGGACAATTTGATCGACCGCCTGCTGAAATCAGTCAAGGAAAGCGGCAAATGA
- a CDS encoding DUF58 domain-containing protein: protein MTEVPTPSESRTTSGMIDPAALMKIRSMELRAKGVVQGFLRGIHRSPYHGFSAEFTEYRQYSAGDDPRYVDWRVYARSDRFYIKKFEDETNLRCHLLIDHSRSMGYGSIGYTKGQYAGTLAATLAYFLFRQGDAVGLATFDDRITQYMPPRNRPSYLRRLMAALEADPQGRATDLGPPLQRLARMLTKRGLIVLVSDLLTSIDWLESDLGYLSAGGHDVVVFQVLDPAELNFDFDAPALFRDLESGRDMYVDPPAAQKGYKRMLEAHLDKARTACRRLGIDYHLFATDRSFDLALLEFLQDRMRRHKQQVRRMRSATAGRRT from the coding sequence ATGACGGAAGTGCCGACTCCATCCGAGTCCCGCACGACGAGCGGGATGATCGATCCGGCCGCATTGATGAAGATCCGGTCGATGGAGCTGCGCGCCAAGGGCGTCGTCCAGGGGTTCCTCAGAGGCATCCACCGAAGTCCCTATCACGGCTTCTCCGCCGAGTTCACCGAGTATCGCCAGTACAGCGCCGGCGACGATCCTCGCTACGTCGATTGGCGCGTCTACGCGCGGAGCGACCGGTTCTACATCAAGAAATTCGAGGACGAGACCAACCTGCGCTGCCACCTGCTGATCGACCACAGTCGGTCGATGGGGTACGGGTCCATCGGCTACACCAAGGGCCAATACGCCGGCACGCTGGCCGCGACGCTGGCGTATTTCCTTTTCCGGCAAGGCGACGCCGTCGGGCTGGCGACGTTCGACGACCGGATCACACAGTACATGCCACCTCGCAACCGGCCCAGCTATCTGCGCCGGCTGATGGCGGCGCTCGAGGCGGACCCGCAGGGCCGCGCCACCGACCTGGGGCCGCCACTGCAACGCTTGGCCCGAATGCTGACCAAACGCGGTTTGATCGTGCTGGTCTCCGATCTGCTGACCTCAATCGACTGGCTCGAATCCGACCTGGGCTATCTGTCGGCCGGCGGCCACGACGTCGTCGTGTTCCAGGTGCTCGACCCGGCCGAGTTGAACTTCGATTTCGACGCGCCCGCCCTGTTCCGCGACCTCGAATCAGGTCGTGATATGTACGTCGATCCGCCCGCCGCGCAGAAGGGCTACAAACGCATGCTCGAGGCGCATCTCGACAAGGCCCGGACCGCGTGCCGGCGTCTGGGGATCGATTACCACCTGTTCGCAACGGACCGTTCGTTCGATCTGGCCCTGCTGGAGTTCTTGCAGGACCGGATGCGCCGCCACAAGCAACAGGTTCGACGGATGCGGAGCGCAACTGCCGGGAGGAGGACATGA